gttaatttgttttaattataaattgaagtgaacttaataattgaaaagcccattaaatatcattattgaaGCTAACGAATACCTATACAGTTTGTAGTTGCAGCTCTTTTTTGGTAGATTAGTTAACAGTTATTTGGGTGGATGAACTTGTTGGATTTCTCTGCACTCTGCACTCTGCACTCTGCACTGATACACCAACCATTTTACCTTGATTGGTGGGATTagaatattttatcttaaatgcACTTTCTTTTTCGATAGTCTTAGTCAACACTGTGCACTTATGTGTCTGCGCGTGTGTCGGTTAATtatacagagagagagagagagaattcaaaattgaacataatcacaaatattatatatatcaatatcaaCTCTTCTGCACTTGCTTTCTCACATACCAGATTCACCAATTTGGTTCTGTGAAGTTTACAGGCAGAGGTTGTAATCATACGAAAGTAGACCATATCAGAAACCCCAAAAGACAAATGGTGAAAAACAATGTAAGAAAAACTaaacaaggaaagaaaagaatagaatGGAAGAACAAAACATAGGAAAATATACAGCCTAGCTAAACAAATGACCGTAGGTAATTAATAGGGtcattctcttttcatttttttaataattttctcggGGTCATGGTCATAATCAGCAGCGGGAACCCTTCCTGCAGATGAGTGCACCCGCATTGGTCGTAATGGAGCCCACCAGCGAAGATGGCCTCGCGCTCAGGCTAGACGCTCTTGCATAGCTAGAGGAGGCTCCTGCTCCCGATGCTGTGAAAAACGCACCGTTTACCATTAGGTCTCCCTCAGACCTCCAATTCCACCCTTTCCATTCGCTCTCTGGTGCATCCTCATGCTTTGTCACCTACACAATTTCacaaatcaatataaatatatttactcttaaaaatcaatatatatatatatatatatcaggaATAATACCTCTTTGCTGAATCTGTCATCGGGTGCAACGAACCTATTTCCTTGACTGTTGATAGTTGGGTCGGCACTTCCTCCAATGGCATACATTTCCCAGTGGGTATAGTCATTGTTCACCACATGAAAATATCCATGTCTACACCTGCACGCATcaccaacattttttctctttcaaatttcGCCACCAGGACCCCACATAATTGCAAAAGTAACCCTTTTGCTTTGACTGTTTTCCCTCcctctttttctcaaatttcacCGGCAAAGCAATTTTGGAAAATGGAAACAAGATTTTACTTTATTACTTTACCTTGGCATCCTCTGAACCAGCCCTTCCCCAAAGTGGTTGAAAGCAATTGTGACCTGCATGTTCTTGTCTTGAGTGTAGGCGTCGCTGTGGCCCAAAAGCATCACTTTATCATGGTGAGTCATGTAATTGTTGGAGATGGTAATGGCGGTAGACCCATGAATGGCATCGATCAACCCATCATTGCAGTTAGACAAAGAGCAGTGGTCAACCCATATGTGGCTTCCTCCAAATATGGACACGCCATCACCATCGGATACGGTCCTCCACCCGTAATGCCGTGGGGAGTCCCGCACCATAGCATTCCCCCCTTGCTTACAGTCATGAATGTTTATGCCATGGATTATAACATTCGTCACATACTGAATCGTAATGCATGGCCCACCCGCAATGTGCACGCTGGCTCCTCTTCCGTCGATCGTCTTGAACGAGTTCATTATAAGCTCCTCCTTCAGCTTAATCACCATGTCCCTCGCGAATATGATCCAAAGAGGCTCCTCCTGAATCACCGCGTAACGGAGCGTCCCCGGCTTAGGCGTCACCGCGTCATCGTCGCTTGAATCCGTCACCACGTAGATTTTCCCGTTCTTTCCTCCAATCGCGTTTTTCCCAAACCCAATTGCACAATCCGCCAGCCTCTGCCTGTTCTTCTCCCAGTTCGGGTCACACCTCCAACAGTCGTCTATTGGGTTACCTGTCCCACATGACAGGTAACCCAAATTCCTCCTGGCCACAGAGGCATTGATTTTCCTGCATCAAACagacaaatatataaaatttatgaggCATTTAATAAGAAGTGTGTGACAAAATATGTTGGTAACATTTGTGTGAGCACATTGCTTTAAGAAGTGTGGTGAATGTAGGTTTACCTGTTAACTTCCTGGGCAACGAATTCAGGGTTTTGAACAGGTGAAGAAGAAATGAGGGAGACGGAGAGGGTGAGGAGAGaaaagaggaggaagaggagagAGGGGGAAGTGGTTGCCATGTGTTGATTTGGTGAAGTGTGAGGAGAAAGTACGTAGTTGGAGGGGGTATATAAAGGAATGAAAGCTGGGCTAAACTGAACATGTAGGACCCAGGTGCTTCGTGATTTCTGGTTTTACGGGATACCAGTTGGGCAGTTTTGTCCGTTAAGCAAGCCCCAAATGATGGGGGAACCTCCCGAGTAACATTACgagtaaaacaaaatatgagGAATGTGCTATCAAATGATGTTTTCTTTTACCACTTCCTCTGTTGTTGCTTTTTAACActcataataattaatattacagCATAACAACCAAATAgatgtttttgaaaaagttcCGGGCTCCATGTTGACACATTAGCTTGCATAAGCTCTGAGGATAATGAAATTAAGTAGGCATGGGCAGTTTGATTAATTGAGTTATTCAAGGGGCGTGGTGAAAGTAAAAGCCTCCTCAAAAGGAGGGATCATGTGATGCAATGAGGTGTTGGCAACTTTGAGTTAACTGTGTTCATATTGGGTGTCAAAATAAACTCTTTACCCCATTTTTGGCACCAAATTCTCTATATTTTGACTTTGTTTCGCATAAGCGAGTTAGATCgtgaaaaattgaaacattaCTGGGTGGAAGACATTGACTTGGTTGCTCCTATGGGTCCATCTATTACTTTTCCTACAGAGGCATCTTGGAAAATCTTGAGCTTGCATTGTTAATTCTTTTAATCTGAAATTAATACGATTAGCtgtctatttttattcttaaaagatttttctaatttatttttatctgctTTGTTCTTCTTTTGTATGGTAATAGTAATGTATAACATAAGTGGTTGGTTCATATGCaagaaattattgaattaaTAGAGAGTTGAAGAGGAAATGTAAGCAGAATGATGAAAATATACACCGACAGTGAGAGAGGTTTTGATGAAGGCGTGGATAAGAACGATTGGTTTTTTGTTGGGTATTGAACTTTTGGTCTAATGATGTTGCCCATAGGTGCTTGGTGTTAAGCATATAGGTATATAGATGAGTTAgcatagaaagaaaaagaataccaTTTAAGGTGTTGGAGTTGTGAAATTGTAAGAACCCATATTCATAATAGGACAGAGACTCCTGAAACGACATGAGAAATTTTTTACTTGAGCTGCCTTATAATTGCCTTCTCAATCATATCCTTGGATTATATGGGGTCCCCAAACTCTCCCTTTGCTTGCGTGACAAGGGAAAACAATTGCGTTTTATTGTGTTAGTAAAATCCAAAAACACAACTTAAACTCacttttatttccatttttttttattcttccttCATTACATATACACAATTGTTTGTAATCAGAAATAAGTTTAATGTTTGAATATGTTGAAGTCATTTtagtataaatgtttaatttatacatatacTTTCTCTTATAGAAACTCACATTATGATAATGTATTTTACTCATAAATAAGATGAGATTGTACACTAGATCAGTCGTAAGATCGTACATTAGATCAGTCGTAAGATTATATTTTCGTGATGAACAATATATGATTGATCGAACGGTTAAGTTATTACaagattaatattaatattaattagttaaaaacaaaacaagattaTAAGCAATTAGATCGTAATTAAtccaaaaactataaatatacattttaataaaaagataagtgattatatttataacacattaattattataaatattgaacAAACACTGACTTTgacattgaaatattttatacaattaacttcttaatttatttcaaaaaaataaaggatgaataatgataaaaataaacatttaaatatataaaacttaaaagactCGTAACCTCGATCttataatccaaaatatatagtaaaacACTCAAATATTAAGATTGTTTTATTTtgcttcaattttagaaaataatccttttttaattttcaaaattatataaaatatgtactCTAATACTTGCTTTTATAcctaaataaatcaaatattgaGATATAATAAAGTTAACTAGAAAACGACATATTGTTTTAATCATAATGTAAATgtattgctttttcttttttgaaaaaaatgttttttcccCCTTTTGTAAGAagttacaatttattttttactgacAAATGAGAGAAATTGAGATTAATTGTAAACatttatttgtgtgaaaatggatttaaattaatctaaaaatatattccaaTCCAAATACAGTAATTGGTTTGTTTTGaaaggaaataaatattattaatagaacctttctattttttttttaaaaaaaatttttttttttttttttttttttaaatgagtgTATACACATTGGGTTAATTCATCTTCTTAGCTAAACTACaagtttgtatttttatcatcattGCAACAAGATATGATAAGTGTTACCTTTTTAATAAGTTAAGATTACATACGTTTGTTATTAATGATTTCATAAAGCGTGctagaaaaaaattgatattaaagctTAATTTGTTAGGTTTTTCGTTAGAAATAACTTCGCTAACTATATTcttacattgattttttttttatatatataaatgctCATTAATCACTGATAAACACAAatgaactaaaataaacatttttatcgACAATTTTATACTAGCATTGCtcaactttattttgaaaataatacttttaagtaattatgattttaaatatttaattaattttgaatttttaggCTCAATCATTTAACCTTTTTATATCATCCTTATGTAAGATTCATTTCTTATGTTTATCATAgatgattttaaaaacaataaaggttgagattataaattatatttaatatataaattaaagttttaattatttaataatattttataaatttgatcaTTCTAtctctaaatttattttctttatcttttctctaAATCTCAAGTTTTCTCTTTTCGGTTATGTGTCTCCATGTGAGATATGAacgaaataaataattttttgttaggTAGTATCTATAGTAAAATTAGGTCAGCTAGGAGTAATATAGGAATTCTCTAACTTTTTCTAgctttaaaaatattcttagatAAGTAAATAAATCGAGGTAAGAAAAGCTtattaattaagtataattgaataatgtttttgagttgaataatgtttttgagttgaataattttttaaaaatgtgttgtattAATTGCAGTAGAAATTgactttaatttgaaattgtatggAGTCGAGGCCACTAAGTTGCTTGGGTTAAGAGTTTcgattaattacttttaattagatATTGTCTTTGATCAAATGTGTATCTATATTAGTTGTactttgatgttttaaaatttatatatagatcATGTGAAAGTTGGATCAGTGATAGTTTAGCTTATTTATGAAGAGATTGACGAACTTGTTCAAAAGCTACATATTTAAGCGCAAattatagtgttttttttttttgtgaaattgtTGAGTTGATAAACTACATTTTGATTTCATgacttaactttatttttaatttcagttgTAGACTGAAATGAGGTTATGAAACATATTAGGACGTACgggtaaaattgaattattgaatgaataattaaatgtcttagattctataaaatttaagattttttttaataatttgctcagcaacaattaaaaaaatataatttgaagaaCAAATACAGTATTTATTTAAATCCATTTATCATGCTTAAAAATGTTCAGAAAAATTATCATGATCCAATTATAAGATATACGATATCAAGCacattttctttacaaattttGCATGTCTTTTCCAAcggtttttctttaaatattagtAAATTAAGAGTGGATAGTCTATTattgtttatcattttctttttatgatgaGAGATGAATTAAAAGttgtaatcataaaaaaataggtagttttttaattaatgatgttAATATGGCGTTTTTCAATGTTAATAATGATGAAACAATTTATATGGTgcgataatatatttttttcaaggaGATTTAAAAGAATGTGGTTGGCTGACAAAAtcattttatgaattaaaacaCATATCTTGTTAATAGTATTacaaatttcatcaaataatttttttatttggtttagaGATGAATATTGTTAATTATTGTGTAtcacaaattttctaaaaataagtataaatgttttgttcttatgttaatgatatatacTTGTCGCTAATGATATATGCATgttacacaaaattaaaatatttttgtcaagaaattacaaaattgaagaCTTTGGTGATGTTTCCTTTATATTAGGAATTCAGATATATTAAGATCAATTTCATGGTATTTTAGGATTATCACAAAGGAGTTATATCAAAAAGGTACTTAAAGGGTTTGGTATGCAAGATTGTAAGTCAATGAATATACTTGCTAAGGAAGGCAAATTTAGTCTCAATCAATACCTAAAAGGAAACTTAgaagaaatgtaaaaaatttcGTGTGCATCAATTGTAAGAAGTCTAATGTATGCCCAAATGCGTACGTGTTCAAATAAAGCATACATAGTTGGGAagataggaaaatatttaagcAATTCTAATGATGAATCTTTGAAAAACATCTAAAAAGGTTATGGGAAgttaaaaagaacaaataaatatatgctCATATTTATGGGTTAAACCAATTACAAATCGCTGGATATTTTGAGTTGGATTTTGGATGTAAGGATGGTTTGAGATTCACTTCGAATTAGATATATCTATTGGTTAGTGGTGCAATTTCATGGAGCATTCCAAGCAACTTTGATTGCTTCATTATCATGGCCGCAAAATCTATAGTATTGCTATGAGGCATTTAGTCATGGGATTTAGTTGAGGAACTTTATCATTTTACTATAAATTTGTAAAGGAATTATTCTCGTACATTGAGGAATTCCAAATCGATTAGGAGTTGAAGCCAATAGCAATTTATATACTCATTCCTCCTTCCATCCTTCGATGCACCTTTTAAGGATAAAAACGTGACAAAACTCTAAGTTCCAAAGTGGAGAATACCTCGAATGCGTGATGATTGACCTTAATGATGATAGTCAACGAACTTTGGACTGGAACACTAAACACCTATGTGACCCAAACGAGGTTTTAAAGATGAATCATTTGTTTCCTCAAGCCTTCCATAAATCTTCATTTAAGGGTGGTAATGTGAGTTGATATGATCTGTTTAGTCATACCTTGCACTTGACTGACAATATAGGAGCTGGGATGACCTGTCCTGCATTAATTATGTAGGCTAAATATACTCACCTATCCTACATTGTCATTGGTCCACATGTTTGTGAGTCAACCCACATACCCGATAATATGACAATTCAAATGAGAagtttgatattttcttttatcacacacaaatatttttaaacaatttaatatcataataattgaatctcattatatttaaactactatcatttataaaattatcatcaTTTTCTAGATCTTTACTCAATAATATTTCTCAAAGTCTGATAATATGCATGAGACACAGATCttgttctaaaatttaattaaatcttttagaaCTTTTGTTTAAGAAtaggagaaaattaaaaaatattttataaaatcaatgaaTTCGTCTATTCTATTgcctatttcttttatttgtctCTTCTTTTCACATGAAATAACCTACAAACATATCACTTATCTTCTATCTCTAAATATACGCTAGAtgttaataaacttttttttgtgTCCATAAATCTTCTCTCTCTAAATATATGCTAAATGTTAATAAACTTTTTAGTGTTCAtaaattattctcttattttatttgttataatattttatttaggctAGGTTGTGtgcaaatttgtttttcatacaGTGACCATTAGCTGCTTATacttactttttctcttttcttttaataaaacgacattcacttttttttttctataaaaaaaaaatcatgttcattatatttaaaaatgtaacatATTAACTATaatgtaattgaaatttatgaaatttgaaatttaaagaaGTAGAAAGGTTAGTGTTGcatataagtaaataaaaatcgaaggatttaattctataaaaattGCATGCACCTATCCTAAACCTAAACTTTTTATATGACATAAAATAGTTATTCcatgtaatgttattttaatgaaataacacttatcttatattatattatattatatatatatatatatatatatatatatatatatatataatcatatttaaataaaataataag
This genomic stretch from Vigna radiata var. radiata cultivar VC1973A chromosome 7, Vradiata_ver6, whole genome shotgun sequence harbors:
- the LOC106769317 gene encoding probable pectate lyase 5, whose protein sequence is MATTSPSLLFLLFSLLTLSVSLISSSPVQNPEFVAQEVNRKINASVARRNLGYLSCGTGNPIDDCWRCDPNWEKNRQRLADCAIGFGKNAIGGKNGKIYVVTDSSDDDAVTPKPGTLRYAVIQEEPLWIIFARDMVIKLKEELIMNSFKTIDGRGASVHIAGGPCITIQYVTNVIIHGINIHDCKQGGNAMVRDSPRHYGWRTVSDGDGVSIFGGSHIWVDHCSLSNCNDGLIDAIHGSTAITISNNYMTHHDKVMLLGHSDAYTQDKNMQVTIAFNHFGEGLVQRMPRCRHGYFHVVNNDYTHWEMYAIGGSADPTINSQGNRFVAPDDRFSKEVTKHEDAPESEWKGWNWRSEGDLMVNGAFFTASGAGASSSYARASSLSARPSSLVGSITTNAGALICRKGSRC